In Phocoena sinus isolate mPhoSin1 chromosome 10, mPhoSin1.pri, whole genome shotgun sequence, a single genomic region encodes these proteins:
- the POLR3H gene encoding DNA-directed RNA polymerase III subunit RPC8: protein MFVLVEMVDTVRIPPWQFERKLNDSIAEELNKKLANKVVYNVGLCICLFDITKLEDAYVFPGDGASHTKVHFRYVVFHPFLDEILIGSIKGCSPEGVHVSLGFFDDILIPPESLQQPAKFDEAEQVWVWEYETEEGAHDLYMDTGEEIRFRVVDESFVDTSPTGPSSADATSSSEELPKKEAPYTLVGSISEPGLGLLSWWTSS, encoded by the exons ATGTTCGTCCTGGTGGAGATGGTAGACACCGTGCGGATCCCCCCGTGGCAGTTTGAGAGGAAGCTCAACGACTCCATTGCCGAGGAGTTGAACAAGAAGTTGGCCAACAAG GTCGTGTACAACGTGGGACTCTGCATCTGCCTGTTTGACATCACCAAGCTGGAGGACGCCTATGTGTTCCCGGGGGACGGTGCATCACACACCAAAG TTCACTTTCGCTATGTGGTGTTCCATCCGTTCCTGGACGAGATTCTGATTGGAAGTATCAAAGGCTGCAGCCCGGAGGGAGTGCACG TCTCTCTAGGGTTCTTCGATGACATTCTCATCCCTCCAGAGTCACTGCAGCAGCCGGCCAAGTT CGATGAGGCAGAGCAAGTGTGGGTGTGGGAGTACGAGACGGAGGAAGGAGCGCACGACCTATACATGGACACCGGCGAGGAGATCCGCTTCCGGGTGGTGGACGAGAGCTTTGTGGACACATCCCCCACTGGGCCCAGCTCAGCCGATGCCACCTCTTCCAGCGAGGAGCTGCCAAAGAAGGAGGCTCCGTACACGCTTGTG GGATCCATCAGTGAGCCGGGCCTGGGCCTTCTCTCCTGGTGGACTAGCAGCTAG